In Candidatus Roseilinea sp., one DNA window encodes the following:
- a CDS encoding AraC family transcriptional regulator: MSALIRNLSSVHRICASGAVAFGDVTYRPGGQCGPRVQQDFQLVAIYEGEAHIQVDEELRYLPGQHIALMRPGHAECFHFAAAAQTHHTWCAVHPSLVDVSLREALAATPFCLPITPRLHGLIEMGLSFAPSDLPSAQALLIQLGLSALHAYAFEAERAALHSLTPEAVVRAQRFIEANLSRPITLDEVARAANVSPAHLIKLFRRHLHTTPMRYTWDARARRGVQLLIQSGLPVGEIAAQCGFQTPFHFSRLIKQRYGCAPRELRRRAWT; encoded by the coding sequence ATGTCTGCGCTGATTCGGAATTTATCTAGCGTTCATCGCATCTGCGCCTCGGGCGCCGTCGCTTTCGGTGACGTGACCTACCGGCCGGGCGGCCAATGCGGCCCGCGCGTGCAGCAGGACTTCCAATTGGTGGCGATCTACGAGGGTGAAGCGCACATCCAAGTGGATGAGGAGCTGCGCTACTTGCCCGGCCAGCACATCGCATTGATGCGACCCGGGCACGCCGAGTGTTTTCACTTTGCCGCCGCGGCACAGACGCATCACACCTGGTGCGCCGTGCACCCATCGCTGGTGGACGTGTCGTTGCGCGAGGCGTTGGCCGCGACGCCGTTCTGCCTGCCCATCACGCCGCGCTTGCACGGCTTGATCGAGATGGGGCTGTCGTTCGCGCCGAGCGATCTGCCCTCGGCCCAGGCGTTGCTGATTCAACTGGGCTTGAGCGCGCTACACGCCTATGCCTTCGAGGCCGAACGCGCCGCGCTGCATTCGCTCACCCCCGAAGCCGTGGTAAGAGCGCAACGATTCATCGAAGCTAATCTGTCGCGGCCGATCACGCTGGACGAGGTCGCACGCGCTGCTAACGTCTCGCCGGCTCACCTCATCAAGCTCTTCCGCCGGCATCTACACACCACGCCGATGCGCTATACCTGGGACGCGCGCGCCCGCCGCGGCGTGCAATTGCTCATTCAGAGCGGCCTGCCGGTAGGCGAGATCGCCGCGCAGTGCGGCTTTCAGACGCCATTCCATTTCTCGCGGCTCATCAAGCAACGCTACGGCTGTGCGCCGCGCGAGCTGCGCCGGCGCGCGTGGACGTGA
- a CDS encoding fucose isomerase: MAPVTNKRPTLGVIVGNRGFFPKHLCVEGRKAVLHTLSELGIEAVIAPEDATAYGSVESMNEARLYADLFRQHRDEIDGILVTLPNFGDERAVANTIRWADLDVPVLVHAFNDDAAKMTIADRRDSFCGKMSVCNNLTQYGIKFSLTTLHTCDPDSESFKADLRSFVGTCRVVKGLKHARVGALGARPQAFNTVRYSEKLFELSGISVETLDLSEAFGRIGKLRDDDPAVKAYLDRIRAYARVGPNVPAEALTKMAKLGVVIERWMDDTQLDMTAIQCWTSMEEYFGVVPCTIMSMMSDRLQSSACETDVAGVVGMYAMALASGKPSALVDWNNNYGDDPNKAVVFHCSNLPAQVFTDIPVMDYQEIIAGTVGAENTYGTMYGRVKAEPFTFCRVSTNDFRGRIEAYVGEGVATDDPLSTFGGYGVVQVENMQALLRYICENGFEHHVAMNMSRCADAVAEALGKYLGWGVYRHR, encoded by the coding sequence ATGGCACCAGTCACAAACAAACGACCCACCCTCGGCGTGATCGTCGGCAACCGAGGGTTCTTCCCCAAACATCTGTGCGTCGAAGGCCGCAAGGCCGTGCTCCACACGCTGAGCGAACTGGGCATCGAGGCGGTCATCGCGCCGGAGGATGCGACGGCCTATGGCTCGGTCGAGAGCATGAACGAGGCACGGCTGTATGCCGACCTGTTCCGGCAGCACCGCGATGAGATTGACGGCATCCTGGTCACGTTGCCCAACTTCGGCGACGAGCGCGCCGTCGCCAACACCATCCGCTGGGCCGACCTGGACGTGCCGGTGCTGGTGCACGCGTTCAACGATGACGCCGCCAAGATGACCATCGCCGACCGGCGCGATAGCTTCTGCGGCAAGATGAGCGTGTGCAACAACCTCACGCAGTATGGCATCAAGTTTTCGCTGACCACGCTGCACACCTGTGATCCAGATAGCGAGAGCTTCAAGGCCGACCTACGCAGCTTCGTCGGCACCTGCCGCGTGGTGAAGGGGCTAAAGCACGCGCGCGTCGGCGCGCTCGGCGCGCGCCCACAGGCCTTCAACACAGTGCGTTACAGCGAGAAGCTGTTCGAGCTGAGCGGCATCAGCGTCGAGACGCTGGACTTGAGCGAGGCTTTCGGGCGCATCGGCAAATTGCGCGACGACGATCCGGCGGTCAAGGCCTACCTCGACCGCATCCGCGCCTACGCTAGGGTCGGCCCGAACGTGCCGGCGGAGGCGCTGACCAAGATGGCCAAGCTCGGCGTCGTCATCGAGCGTTGGATGGACGACACGCAGCTCGACATGACGGCCATCCAGTGCTGGACTTCGATGGAGGAGTATTTTGGCGTCGTGCCGTGCACGATCATGAGCATGATGAGCGACCGGCTGCAGAGCAGCGCGTGCGAGACCGACGTGGCCGGCGTGGTCGGCATGTACGCCATGGCGCTGGCCAGCGGCAAACCCAGCGCGCTGGTGGACTGGAACAACAACTACGGCGACGACCCGAACAAGGCCGTGGTGTTCCACTGCTCGAATCTGCCGGCGCAGGTGTTCACCGACATCCCGGTGATGGACTATCAGGAGATCATCGCCGGCACGGTGGGTGCGGAGAACACCTACGGCACGATGTACGGCCGGGTAAAGGCCGAGCCGTTCACCTTCTGCCGCGTGAGCACCAACGACTTCCGAGGACGCATCGAAGCCTACGTGGGCGAAGGCGTGGCCACCGACGATCCGCTCAGCACGTTCGGGGGCTACGGCGTGGTTCAGGTGGAGAACATGCAGGCGCTCCTGCGCTACATCTGCGAAAACGGCTTCGAGCACCACGTGGCGATGAACATGAGCCGCTGCGCCGACGCCGTGGCCGAGGCCCTGGGCAAGTACCTCGGCTGGGGCGTGTATCGGCATCGGTGA
- a CDS encoding transcriptional regulator, translating to MSTIATANPTQRTPVSRMVEDVIGCKWSLAILQHVRRGICRPGALERGIPGLTTKVMNERLKKLVSYGILERLAYPEVPPRVEYRLTPFGEKFVTILDAIEQLEAETQ from the coding sequence ATGAGCACGATCGCGACTGCGAATCCCACGCAGCGCACGCCGGTCAGCCGGATGGTGGAGGACGTCATCGGTTGCAAATGGTCGCTGGCGATCTTGCAGCATGTGCGTCGAGGGATATGCCGACCCGGCGCGTTGGAGCGCGGCATCCCCGGCCTGACGACCAAGGTGATGAACGAGCGGCTGAAGAAGCTGGTCAGCTATGGCATCCTCGAACGGCTGGCTTATCCGGAGGTGCCGCCGCGCGTCGAGTATCGCCTCACGCCGTTCGGCGAGAAATTCGTGACGATCCTGGACGCCATCGAGCAGTTGGAGGCGGAGACGCAATGA
- a CDS encoding lycopene cyclase has translation MEIEGRLDYIIAGAGAAGLSLVYHLHQAGLTDKRILLLDRAPKTTNDRTWCFWEVGEGIFEPVVFRRWEHLAFHGEGFSTVLEIAPYRYKMIRGADFYRFMAQWLDAQPNVARAYAEVTSVASEGDEAVVRTRDGHTYRAAWAFNSISFDPPVRRSTYHYLLQHFLGWVIQTAARAFDPDVATLMDFRVDQGDDTRFVYVLPFDAHTALVEYTVFSGELLPRSEYVRQLAGYINDRLRIADYETQHEEFGAIPMTDAPFPARHGARVINIGTAGGCTKPSTGYTFQRIQRHAQRIAQALKATGQPDVATPLLHKRYELFDSALLNVLDEGRERGRRVFTDLFARNPPQRVFRFLDEDTIPLEDVQIMSSVNIPAFIAATADALRRRLVSPRNRRLSHTDSSTR, from the coding sequence TTGGAGATTGAAGGTCGCCTCGATTACATCATCGCCGGCGCAGGGGCGGCGGGGCTGAGCCTGGTCTATCACCTTCATCAGGCCGGCCTGACCGACAAGCGCATCTTGCTGCTCGACCGCGCGCCGAAGACGACGAACGACCGCACATGGTGCTTTTGGGAAGTCGGCGAGGGCATCTTTGAGCCGGTCGTCTTCCGCCGATGGGAACACCTGGCCTTTCACGGCGAAGGCTTCTCAACCGTGCTGGAGATCGCGCCCTATCGTTACAAGATGATCCGCGGGGCAGACTTCTATCGCTTCATGGCCCAGTGGCTGGACGCGCAGCCAAACGTCGCGCGTGCCTACGCCGAAGTGACGAGCGTGGCAAGCGAAGGCGATGAAGCCGTCGTGCGCACGCGCGACGGACACACCTATCGCGCCGCGTGGGCCTTCAACAGCATCTCGTTCGATCCACCGGTTCGGCGATCAACATACCATTACCTGCTCCAGCACTTCCTGGGCTGGGTGATTCAGACGGCCGCGCGCGCGTTCGATCCCGACGTTGCGACGCTGATGGACTTTCGCGTGGATCAGGGGGATGACACGCGCTTCGTCTATGTGCTGCCGTTCGACGCGCATACGGCGCTGGTGGAATACACCGTATTCTCGGGTGAACTGCTGCCCCGCTCCGAATACGTCCGGCAACTGGCCGGGTATATCAACGACCGGTTGCGAATCGCCGACTACGAGACGCAGCACGAGGAGTTCGGCGCGATCCCGATGACCGACGCGCCCTTCCCCGCCCGGCACGGCGCGCGTGTGATCAACATCGGCACGGCCGGCGGCTGCACCAAGCCCAGCACCGGCTATACCTTCCAGCGCATCCAGCGACATGCGCAGCGCATCGCGCAGGCGCTGAAGGCAACCGGCCAACCCGACGTCGCCACGCCGCTGCTGCACAAGCGCTATGAACTCTTCGACAGCGCGCTGCTGAACGTGCTGGACGAGGGGCGCGAACGAGGCCGGCGCGTGTTCACCGACCTGTTCGCGCGCAATCCGCCGCAGCGCGTGTTTCGCTTTCTGGATGAGGACACGATACCCCTCGAGGACGTGCAAATCATGAGCAGCGTAAACATCCCGGCGTTCATCGCCGCGACCGCCGACGCGTTGCGCCGCCGGCTCGTCTCGCCTAGAAATCGCCGGCTTTCACATACGGATAGCTCCACAAGATAA
- a CDS encoding peptidase: MQGTTLRHPLIVDAHLDIAYNVLYKRRDYRRSACATREIERGSQVEKQSGQCTVGLPDMIRGRVGLCFGTIFVEPYSRKLGEGWPAYRDAREAHALGMAQLDFYRRWAEEERHVMLVTTQKDLETVCQRWGAGSGQAIPTDFRLTTPHCVGIVPLMEGADPILEPKELERWYERGLRIVGPAWDTTRYAGGTWSGGRLSKLGHELLDVMAQFGLILDVSHMSHESLYEALDAFEGRHVIASHSNPYRYAPTARHLPDKAIAMIAERGGVIGVVLYNRFLKKEWSGKKEDVTLDDVVRMVDHICQVTGSADHVGIGSDYDGGLGYNEIPRELNTIRDHYKIGDALLERGFTEQHVAQIMRGNWLRILREALPT, from the coding sequence ATGCAAGGAACCACCCTTCGCCATCCGCTGATCGTGGATGCGCACTTGGACATCGCTTATAACGTGCTCTACAAGCGGCGCGATTACCGCCGTTCGGCCTGCGCGACGCGCGAGATCGAACGCGGCAGCCAGGTCGAGAAACAATCCGGCCAGTGCACGGTCGGCTTGCCGGACATGATCCGCGGGCGCGTCGGGCTATGCTTCGGCACGATCTTCGTCGAGCCGTATTCGCGCAAGCTGGGCGAAGGCTGGCCGGCCTATCGCGACGCGCGCGAAGCGCACGCCTTGGGCATGGCGCAGCTCGACTTCTACCGGCGCTGGGCCGAGGAAGAGCGGCACGTGATGCTGGTGACGACGCAAAAGGACTTGGAGACGGTTTGCCAAAGGTGGGGCGCGGGGAGCGGGCAAGCAATCCCAACCGACTTCCGACTTACGACCCCTCACTGCGTCGGCATCGTGCCGCTCATGGAAGGTGCCGACCCGATCCTAGAGCCGAAGGAGCTGGAGCGCTGGTATGAGCGTGGGCTGCGCATCGTCGGGCCGGCCTGGGACACGACGCGCTACGCCGGTGGCACCTGGAGCGGCGGCCGGTTAAGCAAGCTGGGCCACGAGTTGTTGGATGTGATGGCGCAGTTCGGCCTCATCCTCGACGTCAGCCACATGTCGCACGAGTCGCTCTACGAGGCGTTGGATGCTTTCGAGGGCAGGCACGTCATCGCCAGCCACAGCAACCCATACCGCTACGCGCCGACGGCACGCCACCTGCCGGACAAGGCTATCGCGATGATCGCCGAACGCGGCGGGGTGATCGGCGTGGTGCTCTACAACCGCTTTCTTAAGAAGGAGTGGAGCGGCAAAAAGGAAGATGTGACGCTCGACGACGTGGTGCGTATGGTTGATCACATCTGCCAAGTGACCGGCAGCGCCGACCACGTCGGCATCGGCAGCGATTACGACGGCGGGCTGGGCTACAACGAAATTCCACGCGAACTGAACACCATTCGTGACCACTACAAGATCGGCGACGCGCTGCTCGAACGCGGCTTCACCGAGCAACACGTGGCGCAGATCATGCGCGGCAACTGGCTGCGCATCCTGCGCGAAGCGCTGCCAACGTAG